From Myxococcales bacterium, a single genomic window includes:
- a CDS encoding enterochelin esterase: MNARAIEELAQGPRTPEAVDKFFAERTFPIVEGPAITIVFRGDAEAIHLKHWVFGLPSSQQLTRVEGTNVWYLTLELPAASRVEYKLEVVRNGRGEWMEDPLNPNRARDPFGANSVAHGSGYEAPTWINHDPESRPGKIDELFLDGPTFGRRRVEIYLPARFRRTRRYPLLIVHDGHDYLRYASLGTILDNLTHRLEIPDMIVCMTSSPDRLVEYANDERHARYLTDELVPQLERALPVDSRPQARCLMGASFGAVAALSAAWRRPGFFGRLLLQSGSFAFTDIGDRNHRGPLFDPVVAFVNQLRARPVAMAERIFVSCGMYESLIYENRSLVPVLQATGMDVRYIEARDGHNWENWRDRLREGLSWLFPGPLLFVYE; encoded by the coding sequence ATGAACGCCCGGGCCATCGAAGAGCTGGCACAGGGCCCGCGCACGCCGGAGGCGGTCGACAAGTTTTTTGCCGAGCGCACCTTCCCCATCGTCGAAGGCCCTGCCATCACGATCGTGTTTCGCGGCGACGCCGAGGCAATCCACCTCAAGCACTGGGTGTTCGGCCTGCCCTCGAGTCAGCAGCTGACCCGCGTCGAGGGCACCAACGTCTGGTATCTGACCCTCGAGCTGCCGGCGGCCTCGCGCGTCGAATACAAACTCGAGGTCGTACGCAACGGCCGCGGCGAGTGGATGGAGGATCCACTCAACCCGAACCGCGCGCGGGATCCCTTCGGCGCGAACTCCGTCGCCCACGGGTCGGGCTACGAAGCGCCGACCTGGATCAACCACGACCCGGAGTCCCGCCCAGGGAAGATCGACGAGCTCTTCCTCGATGGTCCGACTTTTGGCCGGCGGCGCGTCGAGATCTACCTGCCGGCTCGCTTCCGCAGGACACGACGCTACCCGCTCCTGATCGTGCACGACGGGCACGACTACCTGCGCTACGCGTCGCTTGGCACGATCCTGGACAACCTGACGCACCGGCTGGAAATCCCCGACATGATCGTGTGCATGACCAGCTCCCCCGATCGGCTGGTCGAGTACGCCAACGACGAGCGCCACGCGCGGTACTTGACGGACGAGCTGGTGCCGCAGCTCGAACGCGCGCTGCCCGTCGACAGTCGACCGCAGGCGCGGTGCCTGATGGGCGCGAGCTTCGGGGCCGTAGCGGCGCTGTCCGCTGCCTGGCGCCGGCCGGGGTTCTTCGGGCGCCTGCTCTTGCAGTCGGGGTCCTTCGCCTTCACCGACATCGGAGATCGCAATCACCGCGGGCCGCTGTTCGACCCCGTGGTCGCGTTCGTCAACCAGCTGCGCGCGCGGCCGGTCGCCATGGCCGAACGCATCTTCGTCAGCTGTGGCATGTACGAGTCTTTGATCTACGAGAACCGATCGCTGGTGCCGGTGCTGCAGGCGACCGGCATGGACGTGCGTTACATCGAGGCCCGAGACGGCCACAACTGGGAGAACTGGCGAGATCGCCTGCGCGAAGGCCTCTCGTGGCTGTTCCCGGGACCACTATTGTTCGTCTACGAGTGA
- a CDS encoding glycogen synthase: protein MRLLYIAPEVAPFAKTGGLADVLGALPRQMHRSGHSVRVFLPAYSQMDQRKYRLHPVPGLGPIELPLGPHRIQVAFARALMPGSNFEVNFVYCPEAYSRSSIYTSEGDEHLRFLVLSYAALEACKRLRFAPHVVHVHDWQTAMVPLALKTIYARDPVLGRARSLLTIHNLQYQGMFPSGVVGDTGLARSAHLFHQDHLREGRLSFLLHGVLYADGITTVSPTYSREIQTPEHGAGLDSFLRGRSSTVVGILNGVDYDEWSPERDRLIPHRYDRDDLSGKELDKQALLSTLGLEYQAGTPVIGSISRLVGQKGLDLLVGVLPHLLRRHGFQFVLLGSGERRLEEAYTQLQQTFPRQVCFYRGFSNELAHLIEAGADMFVMPSRYEPCGLNQLYSLRYGTVPIVHKTGGLADTVQLWNPTTGEGTGFPFEQFDAAGLVWGIEAALRAYRQPESWQRLMHNGMTQDFSWGVQAKRYEALYSRLLRS, encoded by the coding sequence GTGCGTCTCCTGTACATCGCGCCAGAAGTGGCGCCGTTTGCCAAGACGGGAGGCCTCGCCGACGTGCTGGGGGCGCTCCCGCGTCAGATGCACCGCTCCGGTCACTCGGTGCGGGTGTTCCTGCCGGCCTACAGCCAGATGGATCAGCGGAAGTACCGACTCCACCCGGTGCCGGGGCTGGGTCCCATCGAGCTGCCCCTCGGTCCGCATCGCATTCAAGTGGCGTTTGCCCGGGCGCTCATGCCCGGCAGCAACTTCGAGGTGAACTTCGTCTACTGCCCGGAGGCTTATTCGCGCTCCAGCATCTACACGTCCGAGGGTGACGAACACCTGCGCTTCTTGGTGCTCTCGTACGCCGCGCTCGAGGCCTGTAAGCGGCTGCGCTTCGCGCCCCACGTCGTGCACGTTCACGATTGGCAGACGGCGATGGTGCCGCTCGCGCTCAAGACCATTTATGCGCGGGATCCGGTGCTCGGACGCGCTCGCTCCCTGCTCACGATCCACAACCTGCAGTATCAGGGCATGTTTCCCTCGGGGGTGGTGGGGGACACCGGGCTCGCGCGCTCCGCGCACCTGTTTCACCAGGATCACTTGCGCGAGGGGCGGCTCAGCTTCCTCTTGCACGGTGTGCTCTATGCAGACGGCATCACCACGGTCAGCCCGACGTATTCCAGGGAAATTCAGACACCGGAGCACGGCGCCGGGCTCGACTCGTTCCTGCGCGGTCGCAGCTCCACGGTCGTGGGGATCCTGAACGGCGTCGACTACGACGAGTGGAGTCCCGAGCGCGATCGCCTCATTCCGCACCGCTATGACCGTGACGACCTCTCGGGGAAGGAGCTCGACAAACAGGCCCTGCTGAGCACGCTTGGGCTCGAGTATCAGGCTGGCACACCGGTGATTGGCTCGATCTCTCGCCTCGTCGGCCAGAAGGGTCTCGACCTCTTGGTGGGGGTGTTGCCCCATCTGCTCCGGCGTCACGGGTTTCAGTTCGTACTGCTCGGCAGCGGCGAGCGCCGGCTCGAGGAGGCTTACACCCAGTTGCAGCAGACGTTCCCCCGGCAGGTGTGTTTTTACCGGGGCTTCTCCAACGAGCTCGCTCATTTGATCGAGGCCGGTGCGGACATGTTCGTGATGCCGTCACGCTACGAGCCTTGTGGGCTCAATCAGCTCTACAGCTTGCGCTACGGTACCGTTCCCATCGTGCACAAAACCGGCGGCCTGGCCGACACCGTCCAGCTCTGGAACCCCACCACGGGTGAAGGCACCGGGTTCCCGTTCGAGCAGTTCGACGCGGCGGGACTCGTGTGGGGCATCGAGGCGGCCCTGCGCGCCTACCGGCAGCCGGAGAGCTGGCAGCGCCTGATGCACAACGGCATGACGCAGGATTTTTCCTGGGGTGTGCAGGCGAAGCGCTACGAAGCGCTGTACTCGCGGCTGCTCAGGAGCTAG
- a CDS encoding DUF4349 domain-containing protein, translating to MKRAVLVGLLITLLLWVAGCGGGMPGAHSAGTRNGAPQADSDDSVQIMEAESARDEAPPAPPPEPMPVSAAATGGAAPPAQAPMKKPAAQDKSVEFAGQAGESKPKPGVDTPAKPAVASQLLVYTADVRVAVQEVSKAIDAVEKLAKERGGYLVSREDNSITIRVPSAKFDLALDELGKLGEVLHRNVSIEDVTDLYFDMQVRMKNLEIVKNRLEELLKKAATVDEALAVQRELERVTSALESMRGKLKLLTELVLFSTITVAFEPKSTEHIDSKVRLPFPWMDRLGLGDLMRL from the coding sequence ATGAAGCGCGCTGTCCTCGTGGGACTCCTCATCACGCTGCTGCTCTGGGTCGCGGGCTGCGGCGGCGGCATGCCGGGTGCGCACAGCGCCGGCACGCGAAACGGTGCTCCGCAGGCGGACTCCGACGACTCGGTTCAGATCATGGAGGCCGAATCCGCGCGCGACGAGGCACCTCCAGCGCCGCCGCCGGAGCCGATGCCGGTCTCTGCCGCGGCAACCGGGGGCGCGGCGCCTCCCGCCCAGGCGCCGATGAAAAAACCGGCGGCGCAAGACAAGAGCGTCGAGTTCGCGGGCCAGGCCGGCGAGTCGAAGCCGAAGCCAGGCGTCGATACCCCGGCCAAACCGGCGGTCGCGTCTCAGCTGCTCGTGTACACGGCCGACGTTCGTGTCGCCGTGCAGGAGGTTTCGAAGGCCATCGACGCTGTCGAGAAGCTCGCCAAAGAACGGGGCGGTTACCTGGTCTCGCGCGAGGACAACAGCATCACCATTCGAGTCCCGAGCGCCAAGTTCGATCTCGCCCTCGACGAGCTCGGCAAGCTCGGCGAGGTGCTGCACCGCAACGTCAGCATCGAGGACGTCACGGACCTGTACTTCGACATGCAAGTGCGCATGAAGAACCTCGAGATCGTGAAGAATCGCCTCGAGGAGCTGCTCAAGAAGGCCGCCACGGTCGACGAGGCGCTGGCGGTGCAGCGGGAGCTCGAGCGGGTGACCAGCGCGCTCGAGAGCATGCGCGGCAAGCTCAAGCTGTTGACGGAGCTGGTGCTGTTTTCCACCATCACCGTGGCGTTCGAGCCGAAGTCTACGGAGCACATCGACTCGAAGGTGCGCCTACCGTTCCCGTGGATGGACCGCCTGGGGCTCGGGGACCTCATGCGGCTCTGA
- a CDS encoding ATP-grasp domain-containing protein — MHVVFIEPRFPGNQKLFVKALAEVGATVTAIGEGSKDSLDDELKRWILHYEEVGSVCDEGAVLRALRFIQRRAHVDRLEATVEAHIMPIAKVREAAQIPGTSVRTAFLCRDKPAMKEALRAGGVPCAQSTGASSVAEIREFIERVGFPVILKPRDGAGASGAARVDSLAELGPALASLGLDRPGRSIAVEEFIEGHEGFYDTLSIRGQVVHDFATHYYPNVLEAMRKRWISPQFIATNRIDSASGYDEVKLLGRKVVQLLGIETSATHMEWFSGPKGLKFSEIGCRPPGVRAWDLYNVGNDMDLYREWAMAICHARPSQRTSRRFSAGIIALRPSQDGRISGYQGLEAIGKSFGQHIIDAHTPPEGTPTQPVEAGYMANAWLRMKHENYDELRRMLDIVGQTVKVWAN; from the coding sequence ATGCACGTCGTCTTCATCGAGCCCCGCTTTCCGGGCAACCAGAAGCTCTTCGTCAAGGCGTTGGCCGAGGTCGGCGCCACGGTGACTGCCATCGGCGAGGGCAGCAAGGACTCGCTGGACGACGAGCTGAAGCGCTGGATCTTGCACTACGAAGAGGTCGGCTCCGTTTGTGACGAGGGCGCCGTGCTCCGAGCTCTGCGCTTCATTCAGCGGCGCGCCCACGTCGATCGCCTGGAGGCGACGGTCGAAGCGCACATCATGCCCATCGCCAAGGTGCGCGAGGCCGCTCAGATCCCCGGGACCTCCGTGCGCACCGCCTTCCTGTGTCGGGACAAACCGGCCATGAAAGAGGCGCTACGAGCCGGCGGCGTTCCGTGCGCGCAGTCGACGGGTGCCTCCTCGGTCGCCGAAATCCGCGAGTTCATCGAGCGCGTCGGGTTTCCCGTGATCTTGAAGCCACGTGATGGCGCGGGCGCCTCCGGCGCGGCGCGCGTGGACTCGTTGGCCGAGCTCGGTCCCGCCCTCGCATCTCTCGGCCTCGACCGCCCGGGTCGGTCCATCGCCGTCGAAGAGTTCATCGAGGGCCACGAGGGTTTCTACGACACCCTCTCGATCCGCGGCCAGGTCGTGCACGATTTCGCGACGCACTACTACCCGAACGTGCTCGAGGCCATGCGCAAGCGCTGGATTTCGCCGCAGTTCATCGCCACAAATCGCATCGACTCCGCGTCGGGCTACGACGAGGTCAAGCTGCTCGGGCGCAAGGTGGTGCAGCTCCTCGGCATCGAGACCTCGGCGACACATATGGAGTGGTTCTCGGGCCCGAAGGGCCTGAAGTTCTCCGAGATCGGCTGCCGCCCGCCGGGGGTGCGCGCCTGGGATCTCTACAACGTCGGCAACGACATGGATCTCTATCGCGAGTGGGCGATGGCCATCTGCCATGCCCGGCCGAGCCAGCGTACTTCGCGGCGTTTCTCCGCCGGCATCATCGCGCTCAGGCCCAGCCAGGACGGACGCATCAGTGGTTACCAGGGTCTCGAGGCCATCGGCAAATCGTTCGGGCAGCACATCATCGACGCCCACACCCCGCCCGAGGGCACGCCCACTCAGCCGGTCGAGGCCGGCTACATGGCGAACGCGTGGCTGCGCATGAAACACGAAAACTACGACGAGCTCCGCCGCATGCTGGACATCGTCGGACAGACGGTGAAGGTGTGGGCCAACTGA
- a CDS encoding CBS domain-containing protein, whose protein sequence is MTNTRPHKQVEADHDAQRRREFMHAILADLRAVERMLREGLFEKGVRRVGAEQEMFLIDSAWTPAGVALELLERLKDDHFTTELGKFQLEANCDPQPFSGDGLRRMETQLDELMEKTRVAAAELGIKPILVGILPTMRKSDLGLHNMVPSPRYLALAKVMHELRDGKFEFSLKGLDELIIEHDSVMVEACNSSFQVHLQVDADEFARMYNVAQLLAGPMMSISANSPLLFGRRLWAETRIALFRQAVDTRSHTHHLRESEARVSFGTRWVKNSVVEIFQEDIARFRTLVGTDLDEDPMAVLDRGEMPQLKALRLHNGTIYRWNRACYGVADGKAHLRIENRVMPSGPSILDEVANGAFWFGMMAELGARGIDVSKRMDFDQAGANFYTAAREGLSANFTWLNGKDIAASTLVLDRLLPIAEAGLRRQQVDEPDIKRYLGVVEARVRSARTGARWMMSSWNALKDKGTLGERANALVAATVQRQLTGRPVAEWERARLDEADVSQQNYQRVDQYMTTDLFTVHADDPVEMVAILMDWERIRHIPVEDKDHRLIGLISYRSVMRFLTSGGSTKDTPVRRLMRTDVTTVGLETETIEAIRLMRRYRLGCLPVVQDDRLVGIITAEDFMAIAHKLIEQRSGSPPSEVLPSGVNHPSVTGEDDL, encoded by the coding sequence ATGACCAACACGCGGCCCCACAAACAGGTGGAAGCCGACCACGACGCTCAGCGCCGTCGTGAGTTCATGCACGCCATTTTGGCAGATCTCCGCGCGGTCGAGCGCATGTTGCGTGAGGGGCTGTTCGAAAAGGGAGTGCGCCGGGTCGGGGCGGAGCAGGAGATGTTCCTGATCGACAGCGCCTGGACGCCTGCGGGTGTGGCGCTGGAGCTGCTCGAGCGGCTGAAGGACGACCACTTCACCACGGAGCTCGGCAAGTTCCAGCTCGAAGCCAACTGCGATCCACAACCGTTCTCCGGTGATGGACTGCGGCGCATGGAAACCCAGCTCGACGAGCTGATGGAGAAGACGCGCGTGGCCGCTGCGGAGCTCGGCATCAAGCCGATCTTGGTCGGCATCTTGCCGACGATGCGAAAATCCGATCTCGGGCTCCACAACATGGTGCCGAGCCCGCGCTACCTGGCGCTGGCCAAGGTCATGCACGAGCTCAGGGACGGCAAATTCGAGTTTTCGCTGAAGGGGCTCGACGAGCTGATCATCGAGCACGACTCGGTGATGGTCGAGGCCTGCAACTCCAGCTTTCAGGTACACTTGCAGGTCGACGCCGACGAGTTTGCGCGGATGTACAACGTCGCCCAGCTGCTCGCGGGCCCGATGATGAGCATCTCGGCGAACTCACCGCTCCTGTTCGGGCGCCGGCTCTGGGCCGAGACTCGGATTGCGCTGTTTCGCCAGGCCGTGGACACCCGCAGTCACACCCACCACCTGCGCGAGAGCGAGGCCCGCGTGAGCTTCGGCACTCGCTGGGTGAAGAACTCGGTCGTCGAGATCTTCCAGGAGGACATCGCGCGCTTCCGCACGCTGGTCGGCACGGACCTCGACGAGGATCCGATGGCGGTGCTCGACCGCGGGGAGATGCCCCAGCTCAAGGCGTTGCGCCTGCACAACGGCACCATCTATCGCTGGAACCGCGCCTGTTACGGCGTCGCCGACGGCAAGGCCCACCTGCGCATCGAGAACCGGGTGATGCCGTCCGGACCGAGCATCTTGGACGAGGTTGCGAACGGCGCGTTCTGGTTCGGCATGATGGCGGAGCTCGGCGCCCGCGGCATCGACGTCAGCAAACGCATGGACTTCGACCAAGCCGGCGCGAATTTCTACACCGCTGCGCGGGAGGGGCTCAGCGCCAACTTCACCTGGCTCAATGGCAAGGACATCGCGGCCTCGACCCTGGTCCTCGATCGGCTCTTGCCGATCGCGGAGGCGGGGCTCAGGCGCCAGCAGGTCGACGAGCCGGACATCAAACGCTACCTGGGAGTGGTGGAGGCGCGGGTGCGCAGCGCCCGCACCGGTGCACGCTGGATGATGTCGTCGTGGAACGCCCTGAAGGACAAGGGAACCCTGGGGGAGCGCGCCAACGCCTTGGTCGCGGCGACGGTACAGCGCCAGCTCACGGGGCGCCCGGTGGCCGAGTGGGAGCGGGCCCGCCTGGACGAGGCCGACGTCTCGCAGCAGAACTACCAGCGGGTCGATCAGTACATGACGACGGATCTGTTCACGGTCCACGCCGACGATCCCGTCGAGATGGTCGCCATCTTGATGGATTGGGAGCGCATTCGTCACATCCCGGTCGAGGACAAGGACCACCGGTTGATTGGCCTCATCAGCTATCGCTCGGTGATGCGGTTCTTGACCAGCGGTGGTTCGACCAAGGACACCCCCGTCCGGCGGCTGATGCGCACCGACGTGACCACGGTCGGCCTGGAGACCGAGACCATCGAGGCCATTCGGTTGATGCGGCGTTACCGACTCGGCTGTCTGCCCGTGGTTCAGGACGACCGGCTGGTGGGCATCATCACCGCCGAAGATTTCATGGCCATCGCCCACAAGTTGATCGAGCAGCGCTCGGGCAGCCCGCCAAGCGAGGTGCTGCCAAGCGGCGTCAATCACCCGAGTGTCACTGGTGAGGACGACCTTTGA
- the solA gene encoding N-methyl-L-tryptophan oxidase, with protein MLNSTGVDHYDAIVVGVGGMGSLTCHALSRRGARVLGLEQFTLGHDRGSSYGETRLYRRAYFEAPEYVPLMDRALTLWRELEAATGEELVVETGLVLAGGRASEIIRGAELAARVNERAFERLTPAEARLRFPDFAFSDDQSLLFEAEAGFIRVERAVRASAAAASRAGAALVYDTRVTGFESDAHGVRVSTTRGEYHAGSLIFTAGPWSGPLLGSLGLVLRVQRQVLLWLRVDASAHRLDAGAPAFGFDTRGGFFYGFPCLEPGVLKLARHRLGDAIPSPKELDRGLGPGDVEPVAEFVRAHLPRARAEVLRHHVCMYTLTPDEHFIVDRHPEHNHVWVAAGFSGHGFKFASVIGEALAELATAGSTHEPIGFLSAARFGHFGAV; from the coding sequence GTGCTGAACTCGACCGGAGTGGATCACTACGACGCCATCGTGGTCGGGGTAGGCGGCATGGGCTCGCTGACCTGCCACGCGCTTTCGCGGCGGGGCGCGCGTGTGCTCGGGCTGGAGCAGTTCACGCTCGGGCACGATCGCGGCAGCTCGTACGGTGAGACTCGGCTCTACCGGCGCGCCTACTTCGAGGCGCCTGAGTACGTGCCGCTGATGGATCGCGCGCTCACTCTCTGGCGAGAGCTCGAGGCGGCGACGGGAGAGGAGCTCGTGGTCGAGACGGGGCTCGTGCTCGCAGGCGGCAGAGCGAGCGAGATCATTCGCGGCGCGGAGCTGGCCGCTCGAGTGAACGAGCGCGCGTTCGAGCGGCTCACGCCCGCCGAGGCCCGGCTCCGCTTTCCCGACTTCGCTTTCTCGGACGACCAGTCGCTGCTATTCGAGGCCGAAGCGGGCTTCATCCGCGTCGAGCGCGCAGTTCGAGCCTCCGCCGCCGCCGCGAGCCGGGCGGGCGCCGCGTTGGTCTACGACACGCGCGTCACGGGCTTCGAGAGTGACGCGCACGGCGTGCGAGTCTCGACCACGCGGGGTGAGTATCACGCGGGCAGTCTGATCTTCACCGCCGGTCCATGGTCGGGGCCGCTGCTCGGCTCGCTCGGGCTCGTGCTTCGAGTCCAACGGCAGGTCCTGCTCTGGCTGCGCGTCGATGCGTCCGCCCACCGTCTCGACGCCGGCGCACCCGCCTTCGGTTTTGATACGCGTGGCGGATTCTTCTACGGCTTCCCCTGTCTCGAGCCGGGTGTGTTGAAGCTCGCGCGGCACCGGCTCGGTGACGCGATCCCGAGCCCAAAAGAGCTGGATCGCGGGCTCGGGCCGGGCGACGTCGAGCCTGTCGCAGAGTTCGTTCGCGCCCACCTACCCCGCGCGCGAGCGGAGGTGCTGCGGCACCACGTGTGCATGTACACGCTGACGCCGGACGAGCATTTCATCGTGGATCGCCACCCGGAGCACAACCATGTCTGGGTGGCCGCGGGCTTCAGCGGGCACGGCTTCAAGTTTGCCTCGGTGATCGGCGAGGCCCTCGCCGAGCTGGCTACGGCGGGCAGCACCCACGAGCCGATCGGCTTCTTGAGTGCCGCACGCTTCGGTCACTTCGGCGCGGTCTGA
- a CDS encoding VOC family protein has product MASHHHHIDFIELPVTDITRAKAFYSEVFGWSFVDYGPEYADIQAAGVSGGLRASSTPPTRGGALVILYSTDLAASEAAVVAAGATVTSHHEFPGGKRFQFLDPAGNELGVWTAVEPG; this is encoded by the coding sequence ATGGCGTCACACCACCACCACATCGACTTCATCGAGCTGCCGGTGACGGACATCACCCGCGCCAAGGCTTTCTACAGCGAGGTCTTCGGCTGGAGCTTCGTCGACTACGGCCCCGAATATGCGGACATTCAGGCTGCCGGAGTCTCGGGCGGGCTGCGCGCATCGAGCACGCCGCCGACCCGCGGCGGTGCGCTCGTGATTCTGTACTCCACGGATCTCGCGGCCAGCGAGGCTGCGGTCGTCGCGGCCGGCGCGACCGTCACCTCGCACCACGAGTTCCCGGGCGGCAAGCGTTTTCAGTTCCTCGACCCGGCGGGCAATGAGCTCGGAGTCTGGACCGCGGTCGAACCCGGGTGA
- the udk gene encoding uridine kinase has translation MTRPFIVGVAGGTGSGKTTVARALTAGLPDGAATLLEHDSYYRDRPDISYEERSALNFDHPDSLETELLVEHLDALRRGEAVEVPAYDFSTHRRRAERHKILPAPVIAVEGILVFADERLRQRFDLKVFVDTDADIRVFRRIRRDLEQRGRTFQSVRDQYYSSVRPMHLQFVEPSKRWADVIVPEGGKNSVAIELLVSKLKSVVSG, from the coding sequence GTGACTCGTCCTTTCATCGTGGGGGTCGCCGGTGGCACCGGATCCGGGAAAACGACCGTGGCACGGGCGCTTACGGCCGGTTTGCCCGATGGCGCCGCCACCTTGCTCGAGCACGACAGTTATTACCGCGATCGTCCCGACATCAGCTACGAGGAGCGCTCGGCGCTGAACTTCGACCACCCGGACTCCCTCGAGACCGAGCTCCTGGTTGAACACCTCGATGCGCTCCGGCGCGGTGAGGCGGTCGAGGTTCCAGCCTACGATTTTTCCACTCATCGGCGCCGCGCTGAGCGGCACAAGATCTTGCCAGCGCCGGTGATCGCCGTCGAAGGCATCCTGGTGTTCGCGGACGAACGGCTGCGCCAGCGCTTCGATCTCAAGGTGTTCGTGGACACCGACGCCGACATCCGGGTGTTCCGACGGATCCGCCGCGATCTGGAGCAGCGCGGGCGCACCTTCCAGTCCGTGCGCGACCAGTACTATTCGAGTGTGCGCCCCATGCACCTGCAGTTCGTCGAGCCGAGCAAACGCTGGGCGGACGTCATCGTGCCGGAGGGCGGCAAGAACAGCGTCGCGATCGAGCTCCTGGTCAGCAAACTGAAGAGTGTCGTCTCCGGCTGA
- a CDS encoding ADP-ribosylglycohydrolase family protein, with protein MTSTTTEAFAGCLLGTAAGDAVGLPFEGLSRRRVRRWLGAAPIEHRLLFGRGLVSDDTEHACLVAQALLVHGDDPERFARALGWRLKFWLAALPAAVGFATLRGIARLWLGFSPETSGVVSAGNGAAMRAPVIGVWAADDVALRRALVRASTRLTHRDQRAEDGARVVAAAAAIAKRSAGHTLNASQIIPQLLCELEDDELGRALEAVPGAESVERLAEQMGLARGITGYVNHTVPIAIAAWLKHAGCFRTAVEHTVRLGGDTDTTAAIVGALVGTGLGPQAIPAAWLDGIIEYPRSIAWMQRLAERLATRGAPLSSLWPLIPMRNAAFTLIVLALAGRRMLPPY; from the coding sequence ATGACGTCAACCACCACCGAAGCGTTCGCGGGATGTCTGCTGGGCACGGCCGCCGGAGATGCCGTCGGGTTGCCCTTCGAGGGGCTGTCACGCCGCAGAGTTCGCCGCTGGCTCGGCGCGGCACCCATCGAACACCGTCTTTTGTTCGGGCGCGGGCTGGTCTCCGATGACACCGAGCACGCGTGTCTCGTGGCTCAGGCGCTGCTCGTTCATGGTGACGATCCCGAGCGCTTCGCCCGAGCGCTCGGCTGGAGGTTGAAGTTCTGGTTGGCTGCGCTGCCCGCGGCGGTGGGCTTCGCAACGCTGCGCGGGATCGCGCGACTCTGGCTGGGATTTTCCCCAGAAACGAGCGGGGTCGTCTCCGCCGGCAACGGCGCTGCCATGCGCGCACCGGTGATCGGCGTGTGGGCGGCGGACGATGTGGCGTTACGTCGTGCCCTCGTGCGTGCGTCGACGCGGCTCACCCATCGTGATCAGCGCGCCGAGGACGGCGCTCGAGTCGTGGCGGCGGCGGCGGCCATCGCCAAACGCTCGGCCGGTCACACCCTCAACGCATCCCAGATCATCCCACAGCTCCTGTGCGAGCTGGAAGACGACGAGCTGGGTCGTGCGCTCGAAGCCGTGCCCGGCGCGGAGTCCGTCGAGCGTTTGGCCGAACAAATGGGGCTCGCGCGCGGCATCACCGGCTACGTCAATCACACCGTGCCCATTGCCATCGCGGCCTGGCTGAAGCACGCCGGCTGTTTTCGCACCGCCGTGGAGCACACCGTCCGCCTCGGCGGCGACACCGACACGACCGCCGCCATCGTCGGCGCGCTGGTCGGGACGGGGCTCGGTCCGCAGGCGATCCCGGCAGCGTGGCTGGATGGAATCATCGAATATCCCCGCTCGATCGCCTGGATGCAGCGACTGGCGGAGCGCCTCGCAACACGGGGTGCGCCGCTCTCCAGCCTCTGGCCGCTCATTCCGATGCGGAACGCCGCGTTCACCTTGATCGTGCTCGCGCTCGCGGGCCGACGGATGTTGCCGCCGTACTGA
- a CDS encoding succinylglutamate desuccinylase/aspartoacylase family protein — MTARQINRIDGKDPGPTLIIVGGVHGNEPAGIEAARIVLSRHRHDKTPLVGEVVALAGNLRALVARRRYLDCDLNRQWTEEAVLHARRSVAEASEGGAEAEFHETVELADVLDAIIGRARGPVFALDLHTTSAEGTPFGVVGPTEAHRAFAAHFALPTLLGLEEQLPGVLTGYLGARGCVTFAVEGGQHDGAKARDNLVAAVTVALVASGVFEKRHVPDYDASNEILDRARGDLPRLIEVKSRHAVTPDHGFAMEPGFSTIHPTRAGTLIARDKSGEIRAPKDCLVLLPLYQNQGSDGFFVGHALGAS; from the coding sequence TTGACCGCGAGGCAGATCAACCGCATCGACGGCAAGGACCCGGGGCCGACGCTCATCATCGTGGGTGGGGTGCACGGCAACGAGCCCGCCGGCATCGAGGCGGCTCGCATCGTTTTGTCTCGCCACCGCCATGACAAGACCCCGCTGGTCGGTGAGGTCGTTGCGCTGGCCGGAAACCTTCGGGCGTTGGTCGCGCGTCGGCGCTACCTGGACTGCGATCTGAACCGGCAGTGGACCGAGGAGGCGGTGCTGCACGCCCGTCGCTCCGTGGCCGAGGCCTCGGAGGGCGGCGCGGAGGCGGAGTTCCACGAGACGGTGGAGCTCGCGGACGTGCTCGACGCCATCATCGGGCGCGCGCGGGGACCGGTGTTTGCGCTCGATCTGCACACCACGTCGGCCGAGGGCACACCCTTCGGCGTCGTGGGTCCGACCGAAGCGCACCGGGCGTTCGCCGCGCACTTCGCCCTGCCCACCCTGCTGGGACTCGAAGAGCAGCTGCCCGGAGTGCTCACCGGGTACCTCGGCGCGCGGGGGTGTGTGACGTTCGCCGTCGAGGGCGGTCAGCACGACGGGGCGAAGGCCCGCGACAACCTGGTGGCGGCGGTCACGGTGGCGCTGGTGGCCAGCGGCGTGTTCGAAAAGCGTCACGTGCCCGACTACGATGCCTCCAACGAAATACTGGATCGGGCCCGTGGGGATCTGCCGCGCTTGATCGAGGTGAAGTCGAGGCATGCGGTGACCCCGGATCACGGTTTTGCGATGGAGCCCGGGTTCTCGACCATCCATCCTACACGGGCCGGAACACTGATCGCGCGCGACAAGAGCGGCGAGATCCGCGCACCGAAGGACTGCCTGGTGCTGTTGCCCCTGTATCAGAACCAGGGCAGCGACGGATTTTTCGTCGGCCACGCCCTCGGCGCGAGCTGA